The Streptomyces sp. 11x1 genomic sequence TCACGGTGATCTTCTGGTCCGGCACGGTCTTCACCCGCTCCACGTCGAAGACGCTGCCCGTGCCGGTGTAGACGGCGGTCGTGTCGATGTCGATCGGATTCACGGCGGCCCGTGGCTGCACGTACCACGCGAGCAGCGGCGCGAGCACCAGCAGGAAGGTGCCGAGGCCCAGCAGGGCCAGGGACAACGGTGAGGCTGTACGGCGCATCCGGGCACTCCAGTTGGCGTTGGGAGGTGCGGCTCGGGCAGGCGCGGGGCGGAGGCCACGCCCGGGGAACGTGCGCGTGCGGAGAGGGCGGAGCAGGGGGCGGGGCAGGGGCTGCGCATCGTGCTACCGACGGGTTGCGTATGGGCCGGGAACCGTAGGCGGAGTCTTGACGCAGTGTCAATGCATTGCTGACACTGGGCCGGAGCCGACGGCCTGGACGGGGTGTCGGCCGGGGGACCGCCCGTCGGTCCCGTCGACGTGCGCGTGCGGGGTGCCCTGGGTGGGGACGACCTGTCGACCGAGAGGCTCACCCTGCGATGTCCAGACTGCTCGCCGCCGTGCTGACCATGGCGGCCGCCGCCGCTCTCGCCGTGGGGGCCGCGCTCGGTGTCGTCGCGCTGCTCGACGCGACGCCGGACCAGCCGAACACGCCGCTCATCACCTACGAGAACGCCGGTCGGGAGCGCTGAGGGGTGACCGGAACCCCGGGAACCGTCACAGTCCGCTCCGCCTGGCACGACGTACCGCGGCTCCAGGTGCGCGAGTTCGCCGCGATCGCCATGGCCGAGGCGCCCGCCCTCGCCGAGGAGATCCTGGGCGAGATCCGCCGCGAGTACCCGCACCTGCCCGTCGTCCTCGACGACTCCGGCGAACCGATGGCCCTCATCGGCATCCGCCGCGCGATCGAGGTCTTCGTGCAGCACCTGGAGACCGCCGAGGGCCGCCCGCGCGTCCCTCCCGGTGTCTTCCAGGAGTTCGGGCGCGGCGAGGGCCTCAACGGCCGCAGCCTCGACTCGCTCCAGGCGATCTACCGCCTCGGCGTACGCCTCGCCTGGCGCCGCTTCGCGGAGATCGGCCAGCGCGTACAGATCCCGCCGCCCGCGATGTACGAGCTCGTCGACGCCGGGTACGAGTATCTGGACGGTCTGGTGGACCAGTCGGTGCGCGGTTACGCGGAGGCGGCGGCCCGGCAGGCGGGCGAGCGGCTGCGACTGCAACGCCGGTTGATGGAGTTGCTGCTCGCCGAGCACCATCGGGGCGACCCGGCCGACGCGCTCGCCGAACGCGCGGCCCGGATCGGCTGGACCCTCCCGGAGAAGGTCGCGGTCGGCGTCCTGTTACGCCCGGCCCGCGAGGCCATGGCGCCCGCCGTCGGCCAGAGCGTCCTGCTCGACATGGAGTACGAGCAGCCCCGTATGGTCGTCCCCGAACCGGACGCGGCCGGCCGCCCCGAGCTGCTGCACCGCGCGCTGACCGGCTGGTCCGGCGCGATCGGCCCGCCGGTGCCGCTGGCCGACGCCGCGAAGTCGCTGCGCTGGGCGGAGGCGGCGGTGCGGTTGATGGAACGCCGACTGCTGCCCGGCGGGGAGGTGCTGCACTGCACCGAGCACACCGAGGCCCTCGTCCTCCTCCAGCCCGAGGAGCTGATCGACGACCTTGCGCTGCGATGCCTGGCGCCGCTGGCGCACTGCGGTCCCACGCACGGCCGCCGGCTTGCGGAGACGTTGCTGGCGTGGCTGGAGACCCGGGGCGGAGCGCCGGAGATTGCGACACGACTGGGTGTGCATCCGCAAACCGTGCGGTATCGCCTTCGCCAGATACGTGAGCTCTGGGGTGACGAGATCGATGATCCCGATCGCCGCTTCGAGTTGGAGCTGGTGCTTCGGGCGCAGCGGTTGCGGGGGGAGCTGGGGGATCCGCGCGGGCGGAGGTGACCGGGGGCGCCTGACAGCTCGGGGGTGCGGGTTCGGTGGGCGGGCGCGGCTCCGGTGGGGCTTCTCGCGCAGTTCCCCGCGCCCCTGAAAAGCAGGGGCTGCGCCCATGCTTTTCTGTCTTTCAGGGGCGGGGGGAACTGCGCGAGCAGCCCCCACGCGCCCGCACCCGACAACGCACCCCCCGGCCCCTCCCCCCTCGCTCGATCGTTCGTGGTTATTGCCCGGTCAACGCACTATGACTAGCCTGTGTTCGTCATGCCGATCGACCGTTGAAATTTCGAACACCGCCGCAGACGTAACCGACTGACAGAGGAAGGGGGCCGGCCGTGGGACGCCTCGTACCTGCCGTGACCCGGGCGCTCGACATATTGGAGCTCTTCCTGGACGGGGACGGCACACTGTCCGCCCCCGACATCGTGCGCAGACTTCAACTGCCCCGCACCACCGTGCACGAGCTGGTCACCACGCTCGCCGCCCGCGGCTACATCGTCCAGGTGCAGGGCCAGCCCGGCCGCTACCGCCTCGGCGTCCGCCCGTACCAGCTCGGCAGCCGCTACGCCGAGCAGCTGGACCTCGCCGCCGAGGGCCAGCAGGTGGCCCGGTCCGTCGCCGAGACCTGCGACGAGACGGTGCACGTGGCGATCCTGGAGTACACCGACGTCATCTACATCGCCAAGGTCGACTCCACGCACGCCGTCCGCATGGTCTCCGCCGCGGGCCGCCGCCTCCCGGCGCACTGCACCTCCGTCGGCAAGATGCTTCTCGCCTCCCTTCCCGAGGTCGAGCTGTCCGCCCGGATCCCGGACGACGCCGACCTGGTCGCCATGACCCCCAACAGCATCACCGACCCGGCCGCTCTGCGCGAGGCCCTGGCCCGGATCCGTGAGCGGGGTCTCGCCGTGGAGAACCGCGAGTCCAACCCGGACGTCTCCTGTGTCGCCGCGCCGGTGCGCGACCGCGCCGGCAAGGTCGTCGCCGCGCTCTCCATCTCCGTCCCCATGATCCGCTGGAGCGAGGAGCGCCGGATCGAGCTGGAGCAGCTCGCCGCCAAGGGTGCCGCGGAACTGTCCGAGCGCCTCGGCCACCGGAGCGTGGCATGAGCGCCCCCACGGGTCACACGAGTCACTCGGGGTACGAGGTCGCGGTCCGCGAGTACGCGGCCCTCGGTGAGGGCCCCACCTGGGACCCCGCCGCCCAGCGCCTGATCTGGATCGACATCCTCGGCTCCCGGGTCCACACCTACGACCCGGCCTCCGGCCGCCGCTCGGTCCTCGTCACCGAGCAGCACATCGGCGCGGTCAAGCCCCGCGCCGGCGGCGGCCTCGTGCTGAACCTGCGGGACGGCGTCGGCCTGACCGACCCCGACGGCACCTTCCGGTGGCTGCACCACGAGCCGGTTCCCGGCCGTCGCGCCAACGACGCCGCCGTCGCCCCCGACGGCTCCCTCTTCGCCGGCACCATGCGCTACGACGAGGCCCCAGGGGGCGGCACCCTGGCCCGCTTCACCGCCGAGGGCCTCACCACGACCGTCCTCGACGACGTCGCCGTGAGCAACGGCACGGGCTGGAGCCCGGACGGCCGGCTCATGTACTACATCGACTCGCCGACCCGCCGGATCGACGTCTTCGACTACGCGGAGACCGGGGACGGCGTTCGCCTGCCCGTCGACCGGCGCCCGTTCGTCACCATCGAGGACGGCGGCGGCTTCCCCGACGGCCTCACCGTCGACGCCGAGGGCTGTGTCTGGGTCGCCCTCTGGGAAGGGAGCGCGGTCCGCCGCTACACCCCGGCCGGAACCCTCGACCGCGTCATCACCCTGCCCACCCCCCGCCCCACGGCCTGTGCCTTCGCCGGCCCCGACCTCACCGATCTCTACATCACCACGGCCCGTACGGGGACGGACACCCCGCACCCCCTCTCGGGCTCCCTGCTGGTGGTCCCGGGAGCGGGCAAGGGCCTCGCCCAGCCTCCGTTCGCCGGCTGAGCCCACGGGCCGGGGCCCCGGGACCAGCGGGCCGGTCGGTCAACCGGGGACATGCCTCCGGCGAACGGCATCGTCCGCCACTGTTCGACGGCCGGCCGGAGGTACCGGACATGATCCGGAGGTACCGGACATGATGCCGGGGGAGGGTCCGGCACTCACTCCCGCGCGGGTGCGCCGCTCTTCGCCGGGGAGGCGGCGGCGCGTGCCCGTACCGCCTCGATCTCGGCCTGCTCGCGCAGTGCCAGCGACACGGCCTCGATGTCCTTGAGCAGATCGGTGGGATCGGAGGAGACCGTGAACTCGGGGAAGACCGCCCGCCCGGGCGCCCCCGCCGGATCACCCGAACCCAAACCCGAACCCAAACCCGCCCCCGAGCCCTCGCCTGAACCCCCGGCCGAACCCGAACCCGCACCTGTGCCTGTGCCGAGGCCGGGGAAGACCAGAGGGCCCGCGACGAGCGTGGCCGTCACGCCGTTCTCCGGCGACCTCCGCCGCGTCGCCACCGCGTCCTGGATCGCCACGGCGGCGGCGAGGGCCTTCGCCCGGCCGGCTTCGTGCCCGAGGTCCAGCGCGGCGCCGTACGCGCGGCGCCGCAGATCCTCGTCGAGGTGACGGGTGAGCCGGAGCAGGGCGTCCCGGATGAACGTCTCCCGGCGGGTGAGCCGCAACTCCGGTGTGGCGCGCAGCGCGAAGGGGACGCGGGAGTCGTCGACGGTCCGGGTCAGCAGATACAGCGGCCGCAGCCGCCGATGGCTCGTGCGCACCCGCCAGCGGTCCTGCAGATACTGACCGCTGTGCGGCAGGATGAAGCCCACCGCTATGCAGATGGCCGCCAGTGCGGCGGCCGGCGGCGCCACGTCCGTGCTCAGCCAGTCCAGGTCG encodes the following:
- a CDS encoding helix-turn-helix domain-containing protein, whose protein sequence is MTGTPGTVTVRSAWHDVPRLQVREFAAIAMAEAPALAEEILGEIRREYPHLPVVLDDSGEPMALIGIRRAIEVFVQHLETAEGRPRVPPGVFQEFGRGEGLNGRSLDSLQAIYRLGVRLAWRRFAEIGQRVQIPPPAMYELVDAGYEYLDGLVDQSVRGYAEAAARQAGERLRLQRRLMELLLAEHHRGDPADALAERAARIGWTLPEKVAVGVLLRPAREAMAPAVGQSVLLDMEYEQPRMVVPEPDAAGRPELLHRALTGWSGAIGPPVPLADAAKSLRWAEAAVRLMERRLLPGGEVLHCTEHTEALVLLQPEELIDDLALRCLAPLAHCGPTHGRRLAETLLAWLETRGGAPEIATRLGVHPQTVRYRLRQIRELWGDEIDDPDRRFELELVLRAQRLRGELGDPRGRR
- a CDS encoding IclR family transcriptional regulator, which codes for MGRLVPAVTRALDILELFLDGDGTLSAPDIVRRLQLPRTTVHELVTTLAARGYIVQVQGQPGRYRLGVRPYQLGSRYAEQLDLAAEGQQVARSVAETCDETVHVAILEYTDVIYIAKVDSTHAVRMVSAAGRRLPAHCTSVGKMLLASLPEVELSARIPDDADLVAMTPNSITDPAALREALARIRERGLAVENRESNPDVSCVAAPVRDRAGKVVAALSISVPMIRWSEERRIELEQLAAKGAAELSERLGHRSVA
- a CDS encoding SMP-30/gluconolactonase/LRE family protein, producing the protein MSAPTGHTSHSGYEVAVREYAALGEGPTWDPAAQRLIWIDILGSRVHTYDPASGRRSVLVTEQHIGAVKPRAGGGLVLNLRDGVGLTDPDGTFRWLHHEPVPGRRANDAAVAPDGSLFAGTMRYDEAPGGGTLARFTAEGLTTTVLDDVAVSNGTGWSPDGRLMYYIDSPTRRIDVFDYAETGDGVRLPVDRRPFVTIEDGGGFPDGLTVDAEGCVWVALWEGSAVRRYTPAGTLDRVITLPTPRPTACAFAGPDLTDLYITTARTGTDTPHPLSGSLLVVPGAGKGLAQPPFAG
- a CDS encoding MAB_1171c family putative transporter; the encoded protein is MRGTAVPATTTGALHSTGPADFFGELYISFWIPTAVLTAALVIKLPSIVKLWRDSLLRAVGGLLLLACCVFVFAVPSVIAWTNRVVGVPNVAAPWVYSLITAFCACCLLMIVAWRNGPADRSPATRRLMRWVVAVYAAVIVVLWALFALADVPRERLRDLDTYYATTPFMREEILLYLVAHTAACLITYRLIRNWVRAESLDVWLRGGLQALALGCALNLVFDAAKLTAVVARWTGHDLDWLSTDVAPPAAALAAICIAVGFILPHSGQYLQDRWRVRTSHRRLRPLYLLTRTVDDSRVPFALRATPELRLTRRETFIRDALLRLTRHLDEDLRRRAYGAALDLGHEAGRAKALAAAVAIQDAVATRRRSPENGVTATLVAGPLVFPGLGTGTGAGSGSAGGSGEGSGAGLGSGLGSGDPAGAPGRAVFPEFTVSSDPTDLLKDIEAVSLALREQAEIEAVRARAAASPAKSGAPARE